From Solwaraspora sp. WMMD1047, the proteins below share one genomic window:
- a CDS encoding TetR-like C-terminal domain-containing protein, which yields MPTPDRTSLDEIIAAGRAILESDGLARLTMQAVADRVGVRAPSLYKRVRSRDDLVRLIAEATVHDLGDQLAAVGTGDDPRQDLAELARTLRAFAHACPAGYRLIVAPTLDAARPGLESLTRAVAPVMRVAASLAGQRHALEAARTVTAWANGFISMELAGAFNLGGDIDRAFEFGITCLGDALAGQAPPDPPA from the coding sequence ATGCCGACCCCCGACCGGACCTCCCTCGACGAGATCATCGCGGCCGGTCGCGCCATCCTGGAGTCCGACGGCCTCGCCCGGCTGACCATGCAGGCCGTCGCCGACCGGGTGGGGGTCCGCGCACCGTCCCTCTACAAGCGGGTACGCAGCCGCGACGACCTCGTCCGCCTGATCGCCGAGGCCACGGTCCACGACCTGGGTGACCAACTGGCCGCGGTCGGCACCGGAGACGACCCGCGCCAGGATCTGGCCGAGCTGGCCCGGACCCTCCGCGCGTTCGCGCACGCCTGCCCGGCCGGCTACCGCCTGATCGTCGCACCGACCCTCGACGCCGCCCGGCCCGGCCTGGAGTCACTGACCCGCGCGGTCGCCCCGGTGATGCGGGTGGCCGCGAGCCTCGCCGGCCAGCGGCACGCGCTGGAAGCCGCGCGTACGGTGACCGCCTGGGCGAACGGATTCATCAGCATGGAGCTGGCCGGCGCCTTCAACCTCGGCGGCGACATCGACCGGGCCTTCGAGTTCGGGATCACCTGCCTCGGCGACGCCCTCGCCGGCCAGGCCCCGCCGGACCCGCCCGCTTGA
- a CDS encoding MBL fold metallo-hydrolase: MRLGPHLHRIGNDIVAAYLVVTDDGVTVIDAGLAGHWHDLNAELAGLRRAVGDIRGVVLTHGDTDHLGFAERLRREHGVPVHVHAADAARARGEVKPKISWGRLRLGPTAGFFRYAVSKGGFRTTYLTEVVEVHDGQVLDLPGAPRIIGLPGHSPGSVAIHVPVAEAIFVGDALTTRHVLTGQRGPQPAPFTDDPRQAVASLRQLEDIRATWLLPGHGPPWSGGVAEAVRAIRTTA; encoded by the coding sequence ATGAGGCTCGGACCGCACCTGCACCGGATCGGCAACGACATCGTGGCCGCCTACCTCGTCGTCACCGACGACGGTGTGACCGTCATCGACGCGGGCCTGGCCGGCCACTGGCACGACCTGAACGCCGAGCTCGCGGGCCTGCGGCGAGCGGTGGGCGACATCCGGGGCGTGGTGCTCACCCATGGCGACACCGACCATCTCGGCTTCGCCGAGCGGCTGCGCCGCGAGCACGGCGTGCCGGTCCACGTGCACGCCGCCGACGCCGCCCGGGCCCGCGGCGAAGTCAAGCCCAAGATCTCGTGGGGGCGGCTCAGGCTCGGCCCCACCGCCGGCTTCTTCCGGTACGCGGTGAGCAAGGGCGGGTTCCGCACGACCTACCTCACCGAGGTGGTCGAGGTGCACGACGGTCAGGTGCTCGACCTGCCCGGCGCACCCCGGATCATCGGCCTTCCGGGCCACTCACCGGGCAGCGTCGCCATCCACGTGCCGGTCGCCGAGGCGATCTTCGTCGGCGACGCGCTCACCACGCGCCACGTGCTGACCGGGCAGCGCGGCCCGCAACCGGCGCCGTTCACCGACGATCCGCGCCAGGCGGTCGCCTCGCTGCGCCAGCTCGAGGACATCCGGGCGACCTGGCTGCTGCCCGGCCACGGCCCGCCGTGGTCCGGTGGTGTCGCGGAGGCGGTCCGCGCGATCCGAACCACCGCCTGA
- a CDS encoding RCC1 domain-containing protein encodes MRKDQAGWSRPRWRRSARTIIATAAAAAIAVLTIGATPGPAAAGGTSVERVALAAAVQASVATGYSHSCAIPTDGSLWCWGNNFSGQLGDGTNTNRETPAQVGTATWASVDAGTSHNCAVATDGALWCWGSNSRGQLGDGTTTKRNVPVRVGTATDWASVSAGPSHTCAIRTDGSLWCWGFNRNGQLGTDGSPYTATTPLRVGTATNWASVTSGFAHTCGLRTDGTLWCWGDSTSGQLGIGVLSYRTVPTQVGTATWTDVAVGYAHSCAVRTGGTLWCWGENGYGQVGVSGSLRTSPVQVGTANSWNGITAGDDTSCATRTDGSLWCWGNNTAGALGDGTTTHRSAPNRVGTATTWTNDIAVSYHSCAVRTDASLWCWGNNVAGQLGDGTTTGRTSPGQLTLPV; translated from the coding sequence ATGAGAAAAGATCAGGCTGGATGGTCGCGGCCGCGCTGGCGGCGGTCAGCCAGAACCATCATCGCCACGGCGGCGGCCGCCGCAATCGCCGTGCTCACCATCGGAGCCACGCCGGGGCCGGCAGCCGCGGGCGGGACCTCCGTCGAGCGGGTCGCGCTGGCCGCTGCGGTGCAGGCCAGCGTCGCCACCGGATACTCGCACTCCTGCGCCATCCCGACCGACGGCAGCCTCTGGTGCTGGGGCAACAACTTCAGCGGCCAGCTCGGCGACGGCACCAACACCAACCGGGAGACCCCGGCCCAGGTCGGCACCGCCACCTGGGCCAGTGTCGACGCCGGCACCAGCCACAACTGTGCGGTAGCGACCGACGGAGCGCTCTGGTGCTGGGGCAGCAACAGCCGGGGCCAGCTCGGCGATGGCACCACCACCAAGCGGAACGTCCCGGTTCGGGTCGGCACGGCCACCGACTGGGCCAGCGTCAGCGCCGGCCCCAGCCACACCTGCGCCATCCGGACCGACGGCTCCCTGTGGTGCTGGGGCTTCAACCGGAACGGCCAGCTCGGTACCGACGGCTCCCCGTACACCGCGACCACCCCGCTGCGGGTTGGTACGGCCACCAACTGGGCCAGCGTCACGAGCGGTTTCGCGCACACCTGCGGTCTGCGCACCGACGGCACCCTGTGGTGCTGGGGTGACAGCACGAGTGGTCAGCTCGGCATCGGCGTGCTGAGCTACCGGACGGTCCCGACCCAGGTCGGCACCGCCACCTGGACCGACGTGGCGGTCGGCTACGCGCACTCCTGCGCGGTTCGCACCGGCGGCACCCTCTGGTGCTGGGGCGAGAACGGGTACGGGCAGGTTGGCGTCAGCGGCTCCCTCCGGACCTCGCCGGTCCAGGTGGGCACCGCCAACTCGTGGAACGGGATCACCGCGGGCGACGACACGTCGTGCGCGACCCGCACCGATGGCAGCCTCTGGTGCTGGGGCAACAACACGGCGGGCGCGCTGGGCGACGGCACGACCACCCACCGGAGCGCCCCGAACCGGGTCGGCACCGCGACCACCTGGACGAACGACATCGCCGTCAGCTACCACAGTTGCGCGGTCCGCACCGACGCCAGCCTGTGGTGCTGGGGCAACAACGTGGCCGGTCAGCTGGGCGACGGCACCACCACCGGCCGGACGTCGCCGGGACAGCTGACGCTCCCGGTCTGA
- a CDS encoding LacI family DNA-binding transcriptional regulator, protein MEFSQRVKMSDVARTAGVSVATVSKVVNGRYGVSQATVERVQRVIHQLGYEASLGAQSLRSHRTNVLGILVAEFEPFSTELLKGASREVAGTGYQLLAYSGGDGDGSGVGWERRSLARLSGTLIDGAVIVTPTVVETKQGFHVVAVDPHTGPSGLPTVDSDNFAGAVLATTYLLSLGHRRIGHISGRPDLESARLREAGFRKAMADAGVPVDERLVRVGGFRIEGAADTAAELLGLPDRPTAVFAGNDLSAISTLNVAQAMGIAVPDELSVIGFDNVPESALVNPPLTTIMQPLQRMGAEALRLLVDLIGGVERDTHIRLPTELVVRASCRPISAFPVVPAPVSPPPAPQVSPPPAAPVTAAGA, encoded by the coding sequence GTGGAGTTCTCGCAGCGTGTCAAGATGTCGGACGTGGCCCGCACGGCCGGCGTCTCGGTGGCGACCGTATCGAAGGTCGTCAACGGCCGGTACGGCGTGTCGCAGGCGACCGTCGAGCGCGTCCAGCGGGTCATCCACCAGCTCGGTTACGAGGCGAGTCTGGGCGCCCAGAGCCTGCGCAGTCACCGCACCAACGTGCTCGGCATCCTGGTCGCCGAGTTCGAGCCGTTCTCGACCGAGCTGCTCAAGGGTGCCTCCCGGGAGGTCGCCGGCACCGGCTACCAGCTGCTGGCCTACTCCGGCGGCGACGGCGACGGGTCCGGCGTCGGGTGGGAGCGCCGGTCGCTGGCCCGGCTCTCCGGCACGCTCATCGACGGGGCCGTGATCGTGACGCCGACCGTGGTCGAGACCAAGCAGGGCTTCCACGTGGTGGCCGTCGACCCGCACACCGGCCCGTCGGGTCTGCCCACCGTCGATTCCGACAACTTCGCCGGCGCCGTGCTGGCCACCACCTACCTGCTGTCGCTCGGCCACCGCCGGATCGGGCACATCAGCGGGCGGCCCGACCTGGAGTCGGCCCGGTTGCGCGAGGCGGGCTTCCGCAAGGCGATGGCCGACGCGGGCGTACCGGTCGACGAGCGCCTGGTGCGCGTCGGCGGGTTCCGGATCGAGGGCGCGGCGGACACGGCCGCGGAGCTGCTCGGGCTGCCCGACCGCCCGACCGCCGTCTTCGCCGGGAACGACCTCTCCGCGATCTCGACGCTGAACGTCGCCCAGGCGATGGGGATCGCGGTGCCCGACGAGCTGTCCGTGATCGGCTTCGACAACGTTCCGGAGTCGGCGCTCGTCAATCCGCCGCTCACCACGATCATGCAGCCGTTGCAGCGGATGGGCGCCGAAGCGCTGCGCCTGCTCGTCGACCTGATCGGTGGCGTCGAACGCGACACCCACATCCGGCTCCCCACCGAGCTGGTGGTCCGGGCGTCCTGCCGCCCGATCTCCGCCTTTCCGGTGGTGCCCGCGCCGGTGTCCCCGCCGCCGGCACCGCAGGTGTCTCCGCCGCCAGCGGCGCCGGTAACGGCGGCCGGCGCCTGA
- a CDS encoding extracellular solute-binding protein, with protein sequence MAIPRRAGAVLALFMTTALLATACGGGGEEEPSQGELYENPVTLTWWHNASQDGPGKTYWEKVAKDFSALHPTVTIEIEAIETNQLQRTRLPAALLTNDPPDIFQAWGGGELREQVEAGYLKDITDEVTAEVENIGSAVEIWQADGKQYGLPYRMGIEGIWYNKDMFAQAGIAAPPTTFEELNEAVTKLKAINVVPIALGAGDKWPAAHWWYNFALRACSVDTLKKASVDLTFDDPCFVKAGQDLKTFIDTEPFQDNFIATPGQNDPTSANGLLANGKAAMELMGDWNRGTLETIAEDPEKLKSFLGWFPVPALTGSAGDPKAALGGGDGFACAKNAPAECVEFLKYIVSPEVQKGYAETGTGLPVAKGAESGVADPSLQSILEATSNATYVQLWLDTAFGSTVGNAMNDAIVAIFAGNGTPEQVVEAMKAAAAK encoded by the coding sequence ATGGCGATTCCGCGCCGCGCAGGCGCCGTCCTAGCGCTTTTCATGACCACCGCCCTCCTCGCCACCGCCTGTGGTGGCGGCGGCGAGGAGGAGCCCTCGCAGGGCGAACTCTACGAGAACCCGGTGACCCTGACCTGGTGGCACAACGCCTCCCAGGACGGGCCCGGCAAGACCTACTGGGAGAAGGTCGCCAAGGACTTCTCCGCGCTGCACCCGACCGTCACGATCGAGATCGAGGCGATCGAGACCAACCAGCTCCAGCGCACCCGGCTCCCCGCCGCCCTGCTGACCAACGACCCGCCGGACATCTTCCAGGCGTGGGGCGGTGGCGAGCTCCGCGAGCAGGTCGAGGCCGGCTACCTCAAGGACATCACCGACGAGGTGACGGCGGAGGTCGAGAACATCGGCAGCGCCGTCGAGATCTGGCAGGCCGACGGCAAGCAGTACGGTCTGCCGTACCGGATGGGCATCGAGGGCATCTGGTACAACAAGGACATGTTCGCCCAGGCGGGCATCGCGGCTCCCCCGACCACGTTCGAGGAGCTCAACGAGGCGGTCACCAAGCTCAAGGCGATAAACGTCGTCCCGATCGCCCTCGGCGCCGGTGACAAGTGGCCGGCGGCGCACTGGTGGTACAACTTCGCGCTGCGCGCCTGCTCGGTGGACACCCTGAAGAAGGCCTCGGTCGACCTGACCTTCGACGACCCGTGCTTCGTCAAGGCCGGCCAGGACCTGAAGACCTTCATCGACACCGAACCGTTCCAGGACAACTTCATCGCCACGCCGGGTCAGAACGACCCGACCAGCGCCAACGGGTTGCTCGCCAACGGCAAGGCCGCGATGGAGCTGATGGGCGACTGGAACCGGGGCACCCTGGAGACGATCGCCGAGGACCCGGAGAAGCTCAAGAGCTTCCTCGGCTGGTTCCCGGTACCGGCGCTCACCGGTTCCGCCGGTGACCCGAAGGCGGCTCTCGGTGGTGGCGACGGGTTCGCCTGCGCCAAGAACGCCCCGGCCGAGTGCGTCGAGTTCCTGAAGTACATCGTCAGCCCCGAGGTGCAGAAGGGCTACGCCGAGACCGGCACCGGTCTGCCGGTGGCCAAGGGCGCGGAGTCCGGCGTCGCCGACCCCTCGCTGCAGTCGATCCTGGAGGCCACCAGCAACGCCACCTACGTCCAGCTCTGGCTGGACACGGCCTTCGGTAGCACCGTCGGCAACGCGATGAACGACGCGATCGTCGCCATCTTCGCGGGCAACGGCACGCCCGAGCAGGTCGTCGAGGCCATGAAGGCGGCCGCAGCCAAGTGA